One genomic window of Acidobacteriota bacterium includes the following:
- a CDS encoding trypsin-like peptidase domain-containing protein — MFDSDKDSQVVETWQRFVQGLLGVLALIGAGVLAHYYAPPETASLEQQVHQLSQQVAEMERQGAFSPAAVDDARESVGYIYGIYRVSGDPGSAPIHARVAGTGFIVGPGLIATNRHVAEPWYGDREAAAAIRHGATPILEKLEAYFPGSPIPVVLHPVVLAQHGDLAVLQIEPTAFTEKLKALPLASGPPRVGEPISVLAYPMGVTGMVAKSPAAVYERLSSRQDDAGTAGELAALSLIRPSATFGHIGDVSGDKLIYDAPTARGGSGGPVLNTRGEVVGINSAYLDGFSGGTLGIAAYDLIPLVEKAKRPAIIESATSR, encoded by the coding sequence CGGCGTGCTGGCCCACTATTACGCCCCGCCCGAGACGGCGAGTCTCGAGCAGCAAGTCCATCAACTGTCGCAGCAGGTTGCCGAGATGGAGCGGCAGGGAGCATTCTCCCCGGCTGCCGTGGACGACGCGCGAGAGTCGGTTGGATACATTTACGGGATCTATCGAGTTTCAGGCGATCCCGGATCGGCGCCCATACATGCCCGGGTTGCGGGCACAGGATTCATCGTAGGCCCTGGCCTGATCGCGACAAACCGTCACGTCGCCGAGCCCTGGTATGGAGATCGCGAAGCCGCAGCCGCCATTCGCCACGGTGCGACGCCCATCCTGGAAAAACTCGAAGCATATTTTCCCGGATCGCCCATCCCGGTCGTCTTGCATCCGGTGGTGCTGGCACAACACGGGGATCTCGCGGTTTTGCAGATCGAGCCCACAGCATTTACCGAAAAACTCAAAGCTCTTCCGCTCGCCTCTGGGCCACCTCGCGTAGGTGAGCCAATCAGCGTGCTCGCATATCCCATGGGAGTGACGGGCATGGTGGCCAAGTCGCCAGCGGCGGTCTACGAGCGCTTGTCGTCCCGTCAGGACGATGCTGGCACTGCAGGAGAACTCGCCGCACTCTCGCTCATCCGCCCATCCGCGACGTTTGGGCACATCGGCGACGTATCCGGAGACAAGTTGATTTATGACGCGCCCACTGCGCGCGGTGGCAGTGGCGGTCCAGTCTTGAACACACGCGGCGAAGTAGTCGGTATCAACTCCGCCTATCTCGATGGATTTTCGGGCGGAACACTCGGTATTGCTGCCTACGATCTGATCCCGCTCGTCGAAAAAGCCAAGCGTCCAGCAATCATCGAATCCGCAACTTCACGGTAG